Proteins encoded within one genomic window of Dyadobacter chenhuakuii:
- a CDS encoding CsbD family protein, which translates to MSAFTQQVKGNWNELKGKFKQQYADLTDDDLLYEDGKEDELLGKLQKKLGKTREEVESEVDRWSR; encoded by the coding sequence ATGAGTGCTTTCACACAACAAGTAAAAGGCAATTGGAACGAGCTGAAAGGCAAATTCAAACAACAATATGCAGATTTGACCGACGACGACCTGTTATATGAAGATGGAAAAGAAGACGAACTTCTTGGAAAGCTTCAAAAGAAACTAGGAAAGACCCGTGAAGAAGTGGAAAGTGAAGTAGATAGATGGTCACGATAG
- a CDS encoding AGE family epimerase/isomerase encodes MSIDQLKSYRDEIHNHLTTELLPFWETRCVDKVNGGFITHFDNAGNDSGEDEKSLIAQTRTVFTFSSAHRAGYGDGRYAAIASHGVDFLINKMWDEENGGFYWLMDRKGNVKIDEKIVYGHSFAIYSLAEYTLATGDPRGLEYAEKVFDLLQIHGADTYYGGYFEMFHRNWELKGNGPAGGDRKTLDAHMHLMEAFTTLYEASQKQVHKRKLMEIIELLLHKIMHPTYKTGIPQFWADWTVAPQIKFDIIWGWDRFSEDGMKSSAEDNTSYGHNVEFAWLLMHALDIAGVPYDAYQDQLLASYDHAVEHGIDWEFGGVYVEGSHAGEVYDREKEFWQQAEVIIGMLDAYRVYGDEKYLKAYDATHRFVFDKMIHHEVGEWLPLLTRQGEPIWKHMSHSWKVNYHSVRSMVQGIVRLDKLIAQSA; translated from the coding sequence ATGAGCATTGATCAATTAAAAAGTTACCGCGACGAGATTCACAACCATTTGACAACTGAACTGCTTCCTTTTTGGGAAACCAGATGTGTTGACAAGGTAAATGGCGGCTTTATCACGCATTTCGACAATGCCGGAAATGACTCCGGTGAGGATGAGAAGTCGCTTATAGCGCAAACCCGGACCGTTTTTACATTTTCCTCTGCGCATAGGGCTGGCTATGGCGACGGTCGCTATGCTGCCATCGCAAGCCACGGCGTCGATTTTCTGATCAATAAAATGTGGGATGAGGAAAATGGCGGTTTTTACTGGCTCATGGACCGTAAAGGGAATGTTAAGATCGATGAAAAGATCGTTTACGGACACAGCTTCGCTATTTACAGCCTGGCCGAATACACATTGGCAACGGGCGATCCGAGAGGTTTGGAATATGCGGAAAAGGTTTTTGATCTGCTACAAATCCACGGCGCAGACACTTACTATGGCGGCTATTTTGAAATGTTCCACCGCAATTGGGAGCTGAAAGGCAACGGCCCGGCTGGCGGCGACCGCAAAACCCTGGATGCGCACATGCATTTAATGGAGGCCTTCACTACATTATATGAAGCGAGCCAGAAACAGGTGCATAAGCGGAAGCTGATGGAAATAATCGAGCTGCTTTTGCATAAAATCATGCACCCAACCTATAAAACAGGCATCCCGCAATTCTGGGCAGACTGGACGGTTGCACCGCAGATCAAATTCGACATTATCTGGGGCTGGGACCGGTTTTCGGAAGACGGCATGAAAAGCAGTGCCGAAGACAACACCAGCTATGGCCATAATGTAGAGTTTGCGTGGCTGCTTATGCACGCGCTGGACATTGCAGGCGTGCCTTATGACGCTTATCAGGACCAACTCCTGGCTTCGTATGATCACGCTGTGGAACACGGCATCGACTGGGAGTTCGGCGGCGTGTATGTGGAGGGCTCGCATGCGGGTGAAGTTTATGATCGTGAAAAGGAGTTTTGGCAACAAGCCGAGGTGATCATTGGCATGCTGGACGCCTACCGCGTTTACGGCGATGAAAAATATTTGAAAGCTTACGACGCAACGCACCGTTTTGTGTTTGATAAAATGATCCACCATGAAGTAGGCGAATGGCTGCCTTTGCTGACACGCCAGGGAGAGCCGATCTGGAAACATATGAGCCACTCATGGAAGGTGAATTACCATTCCGTGCGTTCTATGGTGCAGGGAATTGTACGCCTTGATAAGCTGATTGCACAATCTGCGTAA
- a CDS encoding DNA polymerase/3'-5' exonuclease PolX has protein sequence MSNPEIVEILELTAKLMELHGVDPFKIKGYSIAAFYLDKYKEGELQNMTEQELTKLQGIGKSTAGKIVQIAKTGTFPELEELLRNTPLGVMEMFNIKGIGPKKIAVLWQELGIDNLHELELACLNGSVAKLKGFGGSIQQKIIDSLAFLKDQAGKLRMDKAEVIAEMIVRELKKNFDQVEVAGDIRRRAEIVDNIKILVGTDSPALLQTFIGDIEILVQDEKRSSPFVWRGNVQDVAVGIEIIASKPERVVNDLFIETSDALHLGYPTSSGSTIWRQAHYEAVENEEAIYQKAGLPYIVPEMREGAGEFTWAETHSADQLITWDDLKGILHNHSTYSDGQHTLEQMALYCRELGFEYLGIADHSQTATYAQGLKIEDVIRQHEEIAKLNARFASENPEKPFKILKGIESDILGDGSLDYPTEILASFDYIVASVHSNLTMSLEKATTRLLKAIENPYTTILGHPTGRLLLSREGYPIDHKAIIDACAAHNVVIEINASPWRLDLDWRWISYCMEKGVLLSINPDAHSKEGYFDMHYGVAVARKGGLTKDMTFNAFGLERMEEYLTSLVK, from the coding sequence ATGAGCAATCCTGAAATTGTAGAGATCCTGGAATTAACCGCCAAATTGATGGAACTGCACGGTGTGGATCCTTTTAAGATCAAAGGATATTCCATTGCGGCCTTTTACCTGGATAAATATAAGGAAGGAGAGCTCCAAAATATGACGGAACAGGAGCTTACCAAGTTGCAGGGCATTGGTAAAAGCACTGCCGGGAAAATTGTTCAGATCGCAAAAACAGGAACATTCCCCGAGCTCGAAGAGCTGCTGCGCAACACGCCGCTGGGGGTGATGGAAATGTTCAATATCAAAGGAATAGGTCCTAAAAAAATAGCCGTTCTGTGGCAGGAGCTGGGCATTGACAACCTGCACGAGCTCGAACTCGCTTGTTTGAATGGTTCAGTCGCCAAGCTCAAAGGTTTTGGCGGGAGCATTCAGCAAAAGATCATTGATTCATTGGCATTTTTGAAAGATCAGGCGGGCAAATTGCGGATGGACAAGGCAGAAGTAATTGCTGAGATGATCGTCAGGGAGCTGAAAAAAAACTTTGATCAGGTGGAAGTGGCAGGAGACATCCGGCGCCGCGCCGAAATTGTCGACAACATTAAGATCCTGGTCGGAACGGATTCGCCTGCTTTGTTGCAGACATTTATTGGTGACATTGAAATTTTGGTTCAGGATGAAAAGCGGTCGTCACCTTTTGTATGGCGGGGAAATGTGCAGGACGTGGCCGTTGGCATTGAAATTATCGCTTCCAAGCCGGAACGTGTTGTCAATGACTTATTTATAGAAACTTCTGACGCATTGCATTTAGGCTATCCCACATCATCCGGCAGCACAATCTGGCGGCAAGCTCATTATGAAGCGGTTGAGAATGAAGAAGCCATTTACCAAAAAGCGGGATTGCCTTACATTGTTCCTGAAATGCGGGAAGGCGCCGGTGAATTTACCTGGGCTGAGACACATTCCGCAGACCAGCTCATTACCTGGGACGATCTGAAAGGGATTTTGCACAACCACAGCACTTATTCCGATGGCCAGCATACATTGGAACAAATGGCTTTGTATTGCCGGGAGCTTGGTTTTGAATATCTGGGAATTGCCGATCATTCGCAAACCGCAACATATGCTCAGGGTCTCAAAATAGAGGACGTCATCCGCCAGCACGAAGAAATTGCGAAACTGAATGCACGTTTTGCATCCGAGAATCCGGAAAAGCCCTTCAAAATTCTAAAAGGGATAGAATCCGATATCCTGGGTGACGGTTCGCTGGATTATCCAACAGAAATCCTGGCCTCATTCGATTACATTGTAGCATCTGTGCACAGCAACCTTACCATGTCATTGGAAAAGGCTACAACGCGCTTGCTGAAAGCCATTGAAAATCCATATACAACCATTTTGGGTCACCCAACCGGCCGCTTACTGCTCTCCCGCGAAGGCTATCCCATCGATCACAAAGCCATCATCGACGCCTGTGCAGCGCATAATGTCGTCATAGAAATCAACGCCTCTCCCTGGCGCCTCGACCTCGACTGGCGCTGGATTTCCTACTGCATGGAAAAAGGCGTCCTACTCAGCATCAACCCCGACGCCCACTCCAAAGAAGGCTATTTCGACATGCATTACGGTGTAGCAGTAGCAAGAAAAGGCGGTTTGACGAAGGATATGACGTTCAATGCGTTTGGATTAGAGCGGATGGAGGAGTATTTAACCAGCCTTGTTAAGTGA
- a CDS encoding zinc-binding alcohol dehydrogenase family protein, with product MEVLVCTTPGEFAYQQAEKPALTPGNTIIKIKRIGICGTDLHAFEGTQPFFNYPRILGHELAGEIVETDGAPGFSVGEAVTFIPYFNCGKCIACRNNKPNCCTSIRVSGVHIDGGMSEYLSVPSYSLVHGNGLSFDELALVEMLSIGAHGIRRANVEPNETVLVVGAGPIGLGTMEFARIAGANVIALDINDGRLAFCREKLGVAHTINALNDNVLEKLAEITNGDMPTVIVDATGNLRAINTAFSYLAHGGRYVLVGLQKGDISFSHPEFHKREATLMSSRNATRADFEHVISSMKNSFIDPTTYITHRVAFGQVKDEFEGWLDPANGVIKAMVSVD from the coding sequence ATGGAGGTTTTGGTTTGTACAACACCCGGGGAATTTGCTTATCAGCAGGCAGAAAAACCAGCGTTAACCCCGGGGAATACCATTATAAAGATTAAAAGGATCGGCATTTGCGGGACAGATCTGCATGCTTTTGAGGGAACGCAGCCTTTTTTCAATTATCCGCGCATTCTCGGTCATGAACTGGCCGGGGAAATTGTCGAAACGGACGGAGCGCCGGGGTTTTCGGTTGGTGAAGCAGTTACTTTTATTCCTTATTTCAATTGTGGCAAATGCATTGCCTGCCGGAACAATAAGCCTAATTGCTGCACGAGCATCCGGGTTTCTGGGGTGCATATTGATGGCGGGATGTCTGAATATTTATCGGTTCCCTCCTATTCGCTCGTGCATGGAAACGGTTTGAGCTTTGACGAATTGGCGCTTGTTGAAATGCTTTCAATCGGCGCACACGGGATCAGGCGGGCAAATGTGGAGCCAAATGAAACGGTGCTGGTCGTGGGTGCCGGGCCGATCGGGCTAGGAACGATGGAATTCGCGCGCATTGCCGGAGCGAATGTGATTGCGCTGGACATCAATGATGGAAGATTAGCCTTCTGCCGTGAAAAACTGGGCGTAGCACATACGATCAATGCATTGAATGACAATGTTTTGGAAAAATTGGCCGAAATCACAAATGGCGACATGCCAACGGTTATCGTGGATGCAACGGGCAATCTGAGAGCGATTAACACCGCATTCAGTTACTTGGCACATGGCGGCAGATATGTGCTTGTGGGCCTCCAAAAAGGGGATATCAGTTTCAGTCATCCCGAATTCCACAAGCGGGAAGCCACATTAATGAGCAGCCGGAATGCTACCCGCGCTGATTTTGAGCATGTGATCAGCAGTATGAAAAACAGCTTTATAGATCCTACCACTTACATTACGCACCGGGTGGCTTTTGGTCAGGTGAAGGACGAGTTTGAAGGCTGGCTGGATCCTGCGAATGGTGTGATCAAGGCGATGGTTTCTGTGGATTGA
- the fucP gene encoding L-fucose:H+ symporter permease: MTDRKTRLAIILITSLFFLWGFALNLNPILIPHLKKACQLSDFQSALIDSASYIAYFLIALPAGLFMKRFGYKAGITLGLLLFAFGTFLFYPAAEMRHFGFFLFALFVIASGLTLLETAANPYITVLGDSESATQRLNFAQSFNGLAAFLAPLMGGTFILSGKTLSEQEEQSMSADQLNSYLNAEASSVQIPFLVIGVVVLLVAVMIWRTQLPEIKEETDDSGKISGSIWSEKNLILGVIAQFFYVGAQVCISSFFIRFSDKVAGIDEKTAAYVLSGAFLSFMIGRFIGTYLMRFVAPPRLLALYSIINVALLILAVLTEGMVAVYALVGVQFFMSIMFPTIFALSIRGLGEKTKIGSSLVIMSIVGGAIFPVIMGQVSDISSIQTAYIVPAVCFLVVLYFAIKNNSIKHVTLGASH, from the coding sequence ATGACCGATCGTAAAACACGGCTGGCTATCATTCTCATTACTTCGTTATTTTTTCTTTGGGGCTTTGCCCTTAATCTCAACCCCATCCTCATTCCGCATTTAAAGAAAGCATGTCAGCTAAGCGACTTTCAATCAGCACTTATTGATTCGGCTTCCTATATCGCGTACTTTCTGATTGCATTGCCTGCCGGGCTTTTTATGAAAAGGTTCGGTTACAAGGCCGGGATCACCCTGGGGCTGCTTTTGTTTGCATTTGGCACATTCCTGTTTTATCCCGCTGCCGAAATGAGGCATTTTGGCTTCTTCCTGTTTGCCTTGTTCGTGATTGCCAGCGGTTTAACATTGCTGGAAACGGCTGCCAACCCTTATATAACCGTTCTTGGAGACAGTGAGTCGGCTACGCAGCGACTTAATTTTGCACAGTCATTCAATGGTTTGGCTGCTTTTTTAGCGCCGTTAATGGGCGGGACTTTTATCCTCTCGGGTAAAACACTATCTGAGCAGGAAGAGCAATCGATGTCTGCGGACCAGCTGAACAGTTACCTCAATGCAGAAGCCTCTTCGGTTCAAATACCCTTTCTGGTTATAGGAGTTGTGGTTTTGTTGGTTGCGGTAATGATCTGGCGCACGCAATTGCCTGAAATCAAGGAGGAAACGGACGACAGCGGCAAGATCAGCGGCTCCATATGGTCAGAAAAAAACCTGATTTTAGGCGTTATAGCACAGTTTTTCTACGTTGGTGCGCAAGTTTGTATCAGCAGTTTTTTTATTCGTTTTTCGGACAAAGTCGCAGGCATTGATGAAAAAACGGCTGCATATGTGCTGTCAGGAGCATTTTTAAGCTTTATGATCGGCCGGTTTATCGGCACATATTTAATGCGATTTGTTGCTCCGCCGCGCTTACTCGCACTTTACAGTATTATTAATGTTGCGTTGCTTATCCTGGCCGTCCTTACCGAAGGCATGGTTGCGGTGTATGCATTGGTAGGCGTTCAGTTTTTCATGTCCATTATGTTCCCGACAATTTTTGCGCTCAGTATCCGCGGACTGGGAGAAAAGACCAAAATCGGGTCTTCACTGGTTATTATGTCTATCGTTGGCGGAGCGATTTTCCCGGTTATTATGGGTCAGGTTTCTGATATTTCGTCTATACAAACGGCCTATATCGTTCCGGCGGTCTGCTTCCTGGTTGTTCTTTATTTTGCGATCAAAAACAATTCAATTAAACATGTGACGCTGGGTGCTTCCCATTAA
- a CDS encoding LytR/AlgR family response regulator transcription factor gives MIKILIVDDEQKARSFLHRLIIEFVPEVSEIRFAASATKARELLNDYEPDIAFLNIEMAYQNGFQLLISLKNPQFEVIFTTCQSKHAIQALRFSALDYLMKPIDPKELVGAIQRYLVKRNLKPRRPKTYEHFIGGAEKKNSKEFRLTVSSSKGVFFFPLAEIIRIESDRNYSVIHFTDQVKPFVATKTLKYFEYILEQFKFIRTHKSHLVNAEHVIRISNSNDFVVLSDGTRIEVSRRKREVLIRLLNV, from the coding sequence ATGATCAAAATTCTAATTGTTGATGATGAACAAAAGGCAAGGAGTTTCCTGCATCGGCTGATCATCGAGTTTGTCCCGGAAGTATCTGAAATCCGCTTCGCTGCGTCAGCAACCAAAGCACGGGAGCTATTGAATGACTATGAGCCTGATATTGCATTTCTGAATATCGAAATGGCTTATCAAAACGGGTTTCAATTGCTGATAAGTTTGAAAAACCCGCAGTTTGAGGTCATTTTCACAACCTGCCAGAGTAAACATGCTATTCAGGCTCTCCGGTTCAGTGCGCTGGATTATCTGATGAAACCCATTGATCCGAAAGAACTCGTCGGTGCGATCCAGCGCTATCTCGTGAAGCGCAATTTGAAGCCCAGAAGGCCAAAGACATATGAGCATTTCATAGGCGGCGCGGAGAAAAAAAACTCCAAAGAGTTCCGGCTGACGGTTAGCTCTAGTAAGGGCGTTTTCTTCTTCCCGCTTGCAGAGATCATTCGCATCGAGTCCGACCGCAACTACTCGGTTATCCATTTCACGGATCAGGTAAAACCTTTTGTTGCTACCAAAACGCTCAAATATTTCGAGTACATTCTCGAACAATTCAAATTCATCCGAACACACAAATCCCACCTGGTTAATGCTGAGCATGTTATCCGCATCTCCAACAGCAATGATTTTGTTGTGCTTTCGGATGGGACAAGAATAGAGGTTTCGCGGAGAAAAAGAGAAGTCCTTATAAGGTTGCTGAATGTTTAA
- a CDS encoding SDR family oxidoreductase: MDLQLKDKVVIVTGGAKGIGEGIVHVLANEGAIPVIVGRNAADNQKLVDELSAKGTSSFQVVAELTRPEACEQAVAAVIEKFGRIDGLVNNAGVNDGVGLESGNYEAFMASLHKNVVHYYLMAHYALPALKASKGSIVNISSKTADTGQGGTSAYAASNGGRNALTREWAVELLKYGIRVNSVIVAECWTPLYERWIETLPNPQEKLASITAHIPLENRMTTAEEIANMTVFLLSQRSSHTTGQLIYVDGGYVHLDRALANS; the protein is encoded by the coding sequence ATGGATTTACAATTAAAAGATAAAGTCGTCATCGTAACGGGTGGCGCAAAAGGGATTGGTGAAGGCATTGTGCATGTGCTGGCCAACGAGGGCGCTATTCCCGTTATAGTTGGCCGCAATGCTGCTGATAATCAAAAATTGGTTGACGAGCTTTCCGCCAAAGGAACGTCCTCATTCCAGGTGGTTGCCGAGCTTACCAGGCCCGAAGCTTGCGAGCAGGCCGTTGCAGCTGTTATAGAAAAATTCGGCCGCATCGACGGGCTGGTGAACAATGCAGGTGTAAATGATGGCGTGGGCCTCGAAAGTGGTAATTATGAAGCATTTATGGCTTCGTTGCATAAAAATGTTGTGCATTACTATCTCATGGCACATTATGCATTGCCAGCGCTGAAAGCTTCCAAAGGTTCCATTGTCAATATCAGTTCAAAAACGGCTGATACAGGTCAGGGAGGCACATCGGCTTACGCTGCATCCAACGGCGGACGCAATGCACTTACCCGTGAGTGGGCGGTGGAGCTCCTGAAATATGGTATCCGTGTCAATTCGGTTATTGTGGCTGAATGCTGGACGCCGCTCTATGAAAGATGGATCGAAACGCTGCCCAATCCACAAGAAAAACTGGCTTCCATTACGGCGCACATTCCCTTGGAAAACCGGATGACAACGGCCGAAGAAATCGCTAATATGACTGTTTTTCTGCTGTCGCAACGTTCGAGTCATACAACGGGCCAGCTGATTTATGTGGACGGTGGTTATGTTCATCTGGATCGTGCGTTGGCTAACTCTTAA
- a CDS encoding 3-hydroxyacyl-CoA dehydrogenase family protein, giving the protein MNPNEIPVGIVGLGLMGCSIVTCLLIVGHPVIAVAPVSADLLHAERRIREHLENAKEKGLIENGPDFYFKNLIITEDYAELKPCKIVNECTIEDIDIKNSVYKKVETVIAPDALLSSNTSAIPISQLQKLTLHPERFLGLHWTEPAHTTRFLEVICGDDTDIKNAEFLYELSYKWGKEPILVRKDIAGFITNRLMYAMYREAISLVENGYATIEDVDRSCRNNAGYFMTLVGVFRWMDLTGVPAYHTVMKNLLPTLNNSTEVPELIDKVVREGGRGIANSHGFYNYEPGEAEVWEETFKEFTYEIRQLALKYPADVVKKRLAEKRNG; this is encoded by the coding sequence ATGAATCCAAATGAAATACCGGTCGGCATAGTGGGTTTGGGATTAATGGGTTGCAGTATTGTGACCTGCCTGCTGATTGTCGGCCATCCCGTAATTGCCGTTGCGCCTGTGAGCGCGGATCTGCTTCATGCGGAAAGAAGGATTCGGGAACATCTGGAAAATGCAAAAGAAAAGGGACTCATTGAAAATGGTCCGGATTTCTATTTTAAAAACCTCATCATTACCGAGGATTACGCCGAGCTGAAACCGTGCAAAATTGTTAACGAATGCACGATTGAAGACATTGATATTAAGAATTCAGTATATAAAAAAGTTGAAACGGTTATTGCGCCGGATGCATTGTTGTCGAGCAACACTTCTGCTATTCCAATTAGTCAGCTGCAAAAGCTAACGCTTCATCCTGAGCGCTTTCTGGGATTGCATTGGACTGAACCGGCGCATACTACGCGGTTTCTGGAAGTGATCTGCGGGGATGATACGGACATTAAAAACGCAGAATTTCTGTACGAACTTTCTTATAAATGGGGAAAAGAGCCAATCCTGGTGAGAAAAGACATTGCCGGATTTATCACCAACCGGCTCATGTATGCCATGTATCGCGAGGCGATCAGTCTGGTAGAAAATGGTTACGCGACCATTGAAGATGTCGACCGCTCGTGCCGCAACAACGCAGGCTATTTCATGACATTGGTCGGTGTTTTCCGCTGGATGGACCTGACTGGCGTGCCTGCATATCACACCGTCATGAAAAACCTGCTCCCTACATTAAACAACAGCACCGAAGTCCCCGAACTGATCGATAAAGTAGTCCGCGAAGGCGGCCGAGGTATCGCCAACTCCCACGGATTCTACAACTACGAACCCGGCGAAGCCGAAGTCTGGGAAGAAACATTCAAAGAATTCACCTACGAAATAAGGCAACTCGCATTAAAATACCCGGCAGATGTTGTGAAGAAAAGGCTGGCTGAAAAGCGGAACGGGTAA
- a CDS encoding cytochrome d ubiquinol oxidase subunit II produces the protein MLYIVITFLWTSILLYLLLGGADYGAGIIELFTSRKNKAVTRKTLYGAIGPIWEANHMWLIIAIVILFVGFPVIYSTMSVHLHIPLTIMLLGIIARGTAFTFRHYDAVVDDMQYLYNTIFAISSFITPLFLGIIAGSAVSGHIDPQADTFLSAYIFSWLHWFGVSVGLFTVAICGFLASVYLIGETDNDQDRLRFAHKAQFFNIAAVICGILVFIAAYIEHIPLIDWVFGNWVGRIAIVSATLSLVWMWSLLYQGKLVLLRPLAGFQVTMILLTTTYKHFPNIVILKGGGYLSLLEHSGQEKTMEALALALLIGSVFILPALFYLIYSFQKKPLEYGAEH, from the coding sequence ATGCTCTACATAGTCATCACCTTTCTCTGGACTTCCATCCTCCTCTACCTGTTGCTGGGCGGGGCGGATTATGGCGCCGGGATCATCGAACTTTTTACCTCACGTAAAAATAAAGCGGTGACCCGCAAGACATTATACGGCGCTATCGGGCCGATCTGGGAAGCGAACCACATGTGGCTGATCATTGCCATTGTGATCCTGTTTGTAGGTTTTCCGGTAATTTATTCAACCATGTCTGTGCACCTGCATATCCCGCTTACCATCATGCTTCTGGGCATTATAGCACGTGGGACAGCCTTTACTTTCCGACATTATGATGCGGTTGTAGATGATATGCAGTATTTGTACAACACGATATTTGCCATATCAAGCTTCATAACGCCCCTATTTCTAGGCATCATTGCAGGAAGCGCCGTCTCCGGCCACATTGATCCACAGGCTGATACATTTCTTTCAGCTTATATTTTCAGCTGGCTGCATTGGTTCGGGGTTTCGGTCGGACTGTTCACTGTGGCTATTTGCGGCTTTTTGGCTTCTGTGTATCTGATCGGTGAAACGGATAATGATCAGGACCGGTTGCGGTTTGCACACAAAGCGCAGTTTTTCAATATTGCTGCTGTCATATGCGGAATCCTCGTTTTTATTGCCGCTTATATCGAACACATTCCGCTGATCGACTGGGTCTTTGGAAACTGGGTCGGGCGGATCGCCATTGTTTCAGCTACGCTTTCGCTGGTCTGGATGTGGTCGCTGCTTTACCAGGGCAAGCTTGTTCTGTTGCGGCCGCTTGCAGGGTTTCAGGTAACAATGATCTTGCTGACAACCACTTACAAGCATTTTCCTAACATTGTGATCTTAAAAGGAGGCGGTTATTTATCGCTGCTCGAACACAGCGGACAGGAGAAAACGATGGAGGCTCTGGCACTCGCATTGCTGATCGGCAGCGTTTTTATTTTGCCTGCATTGTTCTACCTGATTTACAGCTTTCAGAAGAAACCTTTGGAGTACGGAGCCGAACATTAG
- a CDS encoding cytochrome ubiquinol oxidase subunit I produces MDDFIAARSQMALSLGFHIIFSCIGMVMPFFMAVAHYYWLRTDNIVYKNVTKAWSKGVAIFFATGAVSGTVLSFELGLLWPEFMKHAGPIFGMPFSLEGTAFFIEAIALGFFLYGWDRFNKWFHWFTGVIVGVSGLASGILVVAANAWMNSPAGFDFVNGQYINIDPIEAMFNDAWFSQALHMTIAAFVATGFAVAGVHAFMILKGQNVLFHTKSFKIAAIFGCVAAILQPLSGDISAKDVAIRQPAKLAAMEAHFHTEKSAPLIVGGIPDEENKKVDYAIKLPGFLSFLAHGDFESEVTGLDKIPEENQPPVAITHYAFQIMVGMGMAMMLVAVLYFIALWKKKNWLASPWLLKLFVAATPLGFIAVEAGWTVTEVGRQPWIIHNVMRTADAVTPMPGIAYSFYLFSAVYVSLALVVIFMLYRQIKMVGTLYDKPR; encoded by the coding sequence ATGGATGATTTTATAGCTGCCCGATCTCAGATGGCCCTTTCGCTGGGTTTTCACATTATATTTTCCTGTATTGGCATGGTGATGCCGTTTTTTATGGCCGTAGCGCACTACTATTGGCTCAGGACTGACAACATTGTTTATAAAAACGTCACCAAAGCATGGAGCAAAGGCGTTGCGATCTTCTTCGCGACAGGCGCCGTCTCCGGGACGGTCCTTTCGTTTGAACTCGGGCTCTTATGGCCGGAATTTATGAAACACGCAGGCCCCATATTCGGAATGCCGTTCTCGCTGGAAGGAACGGCATTTTTTATTGAGGCCATTGCCCTGGGTTTTTTCCTTTATGGTTGGGACAGGTTTAACAAATGGTTCCACTGGTTCACCGGCGTCATTGTCGGCGTAAGCGGACTTGCATCGGGAATCCTGGTAGTGGCTGCCAATGCGTGGATGAACAGTCCGGCTGGTTTTGATTTTGTCAACGGCCAATATATTAACATTGACCCTATCGAAGCCATGTTCAATGACGCGTGGTTTTCGCAGGCACTTCATATGACCATTGCTGCGTTTGTGGCCACGGGTTTTGCGGTTGCGGGCGTACACGCATTCATGATCCTGAAAGGTCAGAATGTGCTTTTTCATACCAAATCCTTTAAAATAGCCGCGATATTCGGGTGCGTAGCTGCGATTTTGCAACCATTAAGCGGTGATATTTCGGCCAAGGACGTGGCCATTCGCCAGCCTGCCAAGCTTGCGGCGATGGAAGCGCATTTCCATACCGAAAAATCGGCGCCCCTGATCGTCGGCGGCATCCCTGACGAAGAGAATAAAAAGGTGGATTACGCCATAAAATTGCCTGGCTTCCTGAGCTTTCTGGCACACGGTGATTTTGAATCAGAAGTGACAGGACTGGATAAAATTCCCGAAGAAAATCAGCCTCCGGTAGCCATCACGCATTATGCGTTTCAGATTATGGTCGGCATGGGCATGGCAATGATGCTGGTTGCTGTCCTTTATTTTATTGCGCTTTGGAAAAAGAAAAACTGGCTCGCCAGTCCGTGGCTGTTGAAATTGTTCGTTGCAGCAACGCCGCTGGGCTTCATCGCCGTGGAAGCTGGCTGGACCGTAACAGAAGTGGGCAGACAACCCTGGATCATCCACAACGTCATGCGGACCGCCGACGCCGTAACCCCCATGCCTGGCATAGCCTACTCATTCTACCTTTTCAGCGCCGTGTATGTCTCATTAGCATTAGTCGTAATTTTCATGCTCTACCGTCAAATCAAAATGGTAGGAACGCTATACGACAAGCCGAGATAA